The genomic interval CAGTGGAGCCTCGTGTTGTGTGATATGTAACGgcatcactggatgtgcatttacaactgattaccttttggaatcaactaGATTAAAGCCACAGCCAgttgactttagcaaacacaaacatggttttAACACAGGGAATTTTACAAATAAGCTAAATTTTTGGCGTGGCAGTTAATGAGAATCAATTCCAGCACATACTTGGAGTGCTAACGGATCGCATGAGATCCCGAGATGGAAATGTTGCATATGATTaagaataatgttgttttcggtagttttccttcattttttttaagacaaaatgatCTTAGCACCACTAGAAGGTCAAACCTCCTAgaagataaaaaacataaatatgttttttttaatatatactTTAAATGTCTGGTTGCAAATGATGTGGAAcagcaaaataatcaaaataatcaaatgttatCAATTGTAGAATCTTTTGGAActtcataaaatgtttcataGTGGATGCTTTTGTTTCCTCATatataaatcttatttttattcttatgcTGAAAAACACCGCCCTAAAAGTTACAATAACTCCTCACATATTTAATActtattttataatatataatttttttttgtttgtttttttccaggcaTGCTGATGGAACAGTAAAGTTCTGGGATGCTTCTGCAAGTAAGTTACTTTTACTaacttaaagctttttttttatctctattTGCTTTGACCGAGGAATAAGACATGACATTATGAGCTTTTGCTAAACTGAGAGGCAGAACAGGGACATTATGAATGAAACTTTGccacaaattaaaacttaatcTTAGTTCCTGCCCAGGAATATCTACATTCTCTTATGTAAACAATGGAAATAAAGTAGTTGTTGATTAGATTTTAACTCACAGCCTCATTTAGCTTTAATTTCTCCACATCTCCTGTATCTTCACACTACAACTGACCCTTCCCTTCATTCTCCTCTCTGCAGTAATGCTCCAGGTGCTCTATAAGCTAAAAACAGCCAAGGTATTTGACAGGAACCGGTCTAAGGAGGACAAGGGCAACACAGAGGTGTCAGACGAAGATCCTTTTGCCATTCAGATTATGGCCTGGTGCCCAGAGAGCAGGATGCTCTGTGTGGCCGGCGTGTCGGCCAATGTTCTCATCTACCGCTTCAGTAAGCTGGAAGTAACCACCGAGGTGGTGCAGGTGGGTCTTGATtcatcctttcttttctttttttttttttttttcaagattttattttaagtccatcaccagacattttgtgtttgttatgaTTTGCTGTTACCACTCACTTCCTATCCAgcttaatacacacacacacaaatctggCCAGTCAAAAGCAGTATGGTTGCCATGCCAACAGACAGCAGTGAACAAGCAAATCTAGACCAACATTATAATCTTCTTTTATAGCAACCGAAGTGTTAATGGCAGTGCAATGAGAGTCTGTGTTTAGTGGAATAAAGACAAACGCAGTTAATCTCTGAGACTTTGCTCACAGCTCCTATATTAAGTGTGACAATCTGCGCCTACATCCCTAGCTTCTGCCGCTGAGATTTTAATCATCATGCCCAGcatgatactttttttttttaagtctggcTGTAGTTTTCGTACTCAGCAGCTGTGGTGTTGCAGCACCTGTCTGAACTGTGATCTCTTGTCAGTCATACAGCGTGTGGGCAGCGCTGCAATGTTCTTTAGCTAATGCCCCCTTTTTTGAGTTCGGAACAGTTTGTCCTAAACATTTATTCATGAATTATTTCACTCTGAGTCCTGCGGTGTGGATCaggacaaaataatgtgcaggtAGTTGGTGCCTATTAGACAAAAACTCTCCGTTTTGCACGAGGACAAATGTCTCCTTAAATTTGCAGGAGTGAAGGCAGAGAGGCAATCTGAAGAAGGGCACTGATCACTCTTCACTCCCACGTGTCAGTGGGGCTAATGAGActgacaaaatgcaaaagagaAGAGCTTATGAGCATTGTGTGTGAGCTCAGGAGTTTGCGAAGGCGGAGGTTGCAAAAGGGGGAGCCTGAAGGAGGATTTTGAAGGAATATTTAAGCATTAGAGGACCTCTTTGACTTGCAGCCTGcccacacacaaaacacaccaaacaaatCCAATTCATCAAAGCTATGCCATTCGCTGTCGCATTCTTTCCTGGATAAATTGTTGTTTCTCCTTTTATCCTGAGTTCTGTCTCCTCATTTACTGGTTTGCCAATACCTCCTCTTCTCTGAGCGTCGCTGCgtgcacatctgtgtgtgtttacagctaCTGGAGGTGCGAATGCAGTATGAGCTGAACGAAACGGAGTCTCCAGATGGCGGAGGTGGTGGGGGCGAGCAGACGTCGGCACATCCCACCCCCGGTGCCTCCCCGCAGACGAGCGGCCCGCCTTCACACCCGTCCACCAGCAGCAACAACTCTGACGGAGGCAACATTCCCTGCCTCAagtatgacacacacacaaacagaggcaCTTGCATGAACTTTCAAAAGCAgcaagcatacacacacacacacgcacgagTCTTGCTTTTAGCCTCAAGCACACTTGTATAGAGTTAGTCAGCGCCTGAAACATTCTCAGCCAAAACCTTCCCATCATCCCCCTGCAACCACTCATGCCAGACTCTCCATACACAGAGCTGCCTTAGCAGCTGCACCACTTGTGCTTTTCCTTTTCATGTTTCTCTTTCTCATTCCATATTGTGTTCTTCTTCACAGAGTGCGAAGTACTCCTTTGAAGCAGTCTCCAGGTTACCAGGTAGATTTGGTGGTCCAGTCAGTGTGGGTGAGTGGAGAGCCTCCTCAGCCCATCACCAGTCTGGCTCTGAATTCCTCCTACAGCCTGTAAGTGAACACATTGTAGCATTTCAGTCAACTGAAAGTATTTTTCTGGAAATAATGGCACTGGGATCTAACtatgttttacctttttattaagCAGTTTGCTAAGTACTATTTAGTACAAAATTTagaaagatgtttttctgagtttttataTCCTGTTTCATTAacgtctctttctctctctctctctctccttctgctTCTTCGGCTCCCTCTTGTTCTGTCGTTGGCCTCCAGGGTGGTGTTTGGCAACAGTAACGGTCTGGCAGTAGTGGACTACGTCCAGAAGACAGTAGTACTCAATTTGGGAACGGTTGAGCTTTACGGCTCCAATGACCCCTATCAGAGACAACCTCGGTCTCCAAGAAAAACACGACAGCCTtcaggaggtaaaaaaaacaacttacctTAACTTCCTTATGCACAGTCACAACAATTATTAGGACGTTTTAGATGTCTGTGCACCAAACATGCAGTTTAATTTCAATATAATGTTAATATGACACATGTATAAGCTGAGTAAGACTAAACACAATTTTAAGTtcgactttttttttctttttagatgtgCTTTAGTCTAAAGGCCAAATGAAACCCAGAGTAAAAAGTGCACagcttttataaattattatatGTCATTGTGTCAGCCATGACCATGTAAACAGTGGCTCTCGaaagaatttgattttaatttccattttgcatttttcttccATCAAACAGCAAGTTTAGGTTTTCATTAAACATGACGACTTATTGGCACTGAAGCTTTAATCCCAGGTGAACGGTCCCTGATCTAATCTGTAATCTGATCCAAATATGAGAATCAATCAAGTACAACACACTGCATTTAAGAGGATGCTATTCAGGCATAATTCATGAGACTAATACATGACAAAGCACTTTAATAACAGGAAGTACTTACTCTTTGAGCTTTAAATGGCGACGTCTGATTATTGGtctcactttgttttaattttgtttttcagcttttagtctTACGTACTTTTTTGCAGCCCATTCTCTTTTCACACGTGGCCAATAAAGCTTCCAGGATGCGTTGAGCGTGGACACACTGCCATCTTGTGTTAGACAACAGCGGTGCAGCTACATGGCAGCGTTACAGAGTCATAGCACTGCACCTCCCATATGTTTTATTGATATATttctaatgtgtgtgtgcagatgctGAGAGATTACTCTTTAATATGATGATGGCATACACATTTATGCAGATCAAGTGtttcacagacagaaaatacaCCTTCATCTCCAGGGTCccataaaacacaagaatatGTGAGTGTAAATACATGAAGGGCAATTAATGTCACTGACTTGTGAGCAGTGGGCTGGCTCGTATCAGAGCTTGGCAAAAGTGATCTGTAATCAGCTGTCCTGCTGCGTTTCTGAGCCAAAAAAAGCACTGCTGGCTGGTTGGCCCTCTGCCTCACAGGATAATGTCacacaaagcaaagcaaaaacatgttgcagttaaaggcctagcattccttgaaggaattcatattgccctttaaagccagagttttaaactaaaatcatcttgtgctaAAAAGAGATGGATTTGGATCTccaaatcagctgtagatgtacatccaatgattcctttctgagagtttctttaaaattcatccagtggtcatgaacactcacactcacaagccaaaacattatcaccaaatatttcagccgtctgaaataatcggttccccctctgaaacacaggacaaaaataatttaccaacaactccttacctgtgtttattcctctgtattatgatattattagcacattttatttttaaaagaattatgttttttgttttttaatgagaaatatttgcccctctaaacaattatgttaatagataagtcattatttacggagacacagggggaaccatatctgatgggggaacgtggctcgacgtaacagcagcaactcgagcacattgctgccccctatatgtcaagaggacaaacaataccttttctgttcaaattgccaacccgccacagtggcgtgtgtgttgatgaaattcacccgccacttcaaatatttacccacatttggccggtggcgggtgctaatttccacccctggtttcaAGTTGTGATGTCCTCCACAGGTCTGTGTGACATCAACGAGGGCTCGGCCACATCGGAAGACCGCTGCAAGTCCCCCACTTCAGGTAACCTGTTCTTCAGTGTcttattgaaacaaaaactaagaaaagcTTTGAGCTATCCAAATATGAAGCCCAAACAGTTATtgagtgggggaaaaaaatcgtACACAACAATGCAAGAAGTGTTAGGAATGAAGATTAATGTTTCAAAGGAGCGCCTACTTTCTTttcagactctttttttttttttaattgttgctcATTAAACCAGAACTATGTGGAAGAATTTCTTTTACCGAACCATAAAATTACCTGACTGTCAATTTCATTCTGCCTCAGCCTTTTAGAAATGCACTGTTTGAGTTTAATGCCACGGGTTTTTGAGCGCATTTTCCCATTTCCATGCACGCCCCTCTTATACTTTTCGGAGTTCAACAGACAGTAATAAATATTCTTTAATCTCACTCAGTATCCTGGAAAATGAAATTATAGACTGTAAACATTTCCAGTATCTGTAACGTTAATTCCATGTGATCGAAGAGGCATAAATACATGCAGCCGTAAACTAAAACTCTGGTAGAGAGATGCATTCATTTGCATTATTTGATCATAAGATGAGCCTATTTGAATAattgtgaacaatattttacaGTCTAATGCATTTGATTTCTTTCTAGGATTATGTGTAATAACTCTTGATTTGGATTTTGTGACTTTGTTTAGTTGTGTGTCTGAGAATGTTTaattcaaagctgttttttccAAATGCATTATCATATTAAGCAGTTTTCATATGTTAATTcccagatgaaaacaaacaaagtacaTGAGGCTCAAAcaattttcttgtgttttgcacAAGTGAAATGCTACGACCCAGATTCATCTGATTATGAGTAACTTGGCAttagtgtctttaaaaaaaaaagaaagaaaaggggaatcttttaaaaaggtcaGATAAAAATCAGATCTCAAAATCTGCTGGCTGCTGTTTCCAGGTGTGATTTCAGTCCCGACCCCCTGTCTGGTGCCATCAGACGGTGTCTGCTTTGCATTATTCATGGGATAGACAGAGATAAGGTGCTTAACAGCAAAAGCCCTCCGTCTTAACTAGTCATTTAGTCCAGGCCGaaatgtttctttctctcttttcgTGGTGGAGTGTGCTGAAGAAATCAgagaaatgcatttaaataGAAGAATTTGCAAAACGACAAATCAGTTCTAGTTCAAGGATACTGTCTATGTATTTACAAAGATACATCAGAtagctttatttacattttaaaaattctaaattatcttatttttaaattgtacaatttcttagtttaaacatttatgtttcctatgttccattgtgaataaaatatgggtttatgagatttgcaaatcatttcattgatttatttacaatattataCAATGTCCCAACATTTTAAGAATTGGTGTTGCAAGAGCCAAACACTTACATGAGAAATATCATAAAACCAAATGTATGTAGTAAAATGCATATAtaaatatgttgtttgttttggacttACAATATCCATCCAATTGCAATACTAATGAACTAATGATAATCTGCCCAGTTTTAATAGGTAAAAAGTATCACCCAAATATGCGTATCCAGCACtaagatgatttgtttttattcacttcgTTTTAAGTATGTATTTGGACATGCATGTCCTCTGTCATCCGTTAGGGGGTGCTACAGCACATTCTGCACCACTGCTTCTAACGGCCCTCAATCAGCCATAATATCCCTGTCAAGAGTGTGCGTTCTCTTGGAACTCTTCATCAGAAAACCATGCGCTGGAGTCAAACCCGTGTCCTGAGCCAACTTCACCAAAAGGCTGTTTTGATGCTCAGGAAAATCCAATTTATTAAGGGTGTTTCTAACTGTACATTTACTGTACTTtactccccctcccccccaacaCCCTCAAAAGTGTTGATGTCACACAGCAACCTTCAACAGTTCTACAATGGAGGTGGTAGAGGAGGTAAGATTGGCCCAAAGCTTCCATGAAAAGCTCTGTTGGCGAGACCGATGTGGTCCACATTTGGTACCCCTGTttatctttttggttttgttttttcccttttgtggTGAAGAAACCGTCCCTGTCCTTTTTGTGTCTGTAGTTACAGCAGCCACAGTGGGAAGAAATAGATTAGAGAACAGAAAATATCTCAAGGTTAGCCTCCGTTCCACTAGCTTTTGGTTCCCTACAAGCTTAATTAGAAATAtaagttgattttatttatgtaaattaagAAAGTGCTTTTTACAtgatattttaacacaaaacaaacctaaaatacGAATGTGAGAAGACTGAAAGTTCTTGGAGCAGAGGAGAACCTGTACGGAAGGTGGGATTACAGCTGTCTTTAGAAACCTTAGCTGTTTGCTACAGAGATTGCATGCTACTTGTATGTAGCACAGTTGTCAGACTGTAAATGTGTTTGCGTTTGATCTGTGTCCTGGTCGTCTATAATATGGTATGAAAGCACAGAGCAACTCATTTGTCCAACTATGTTTATGTGTACCTCCTCTTCTGTGTTGATAAATCctataaattaattattaaactgTTGGGATGAGGTTTGTACAAGTCAGTAACTAAGAATAGAACATCATCATATGTACttgtaacaatttttttttttttgctcagacctgaaaacacattaaaaccagATTGTTAAATGCTTTAACATCACTCAGTTGTTCTTATCAATAAGAACTGTACTTAGAAAAATGATTTCTATTAAAACATTCTGATTATTGAAAAGATTAACTCTTTATTTTAGCTCTGACTTACCCAAATTTTGGAGAGAACATCTTGGTTGTTTTTAGTGCAAGGAAAAACTTGTTAAAGTTTCTGAAATTTAGTGTCTTCGCACCATTACCAGTGTAGCTTTGTAGTTCTCAACATCGCTGATCTAAAACATCTTCAAACTTCCACAGGTCCATAAAGGGGGCAAACAAAACTTTAGGTTACTGTCGTAACCCCGGTTCCCTTTCATAGCATTCGTTTTGTCTCACTTTGGGAACGAAAATATACTGACACCCATATAGCTCAGCAGGTCACACGTTACATGCCAGCTATTCAAAGCAGTTAGTCACAGTTCTCTTTAGCACTTGGTGCTACACTGAGTACTGAATGAGCCGGCCATGATGCCGTGACATCAAGTTTGTAAAACCGAGCAAATGTGCAGCTGCACAAATCACTGCAGAGATATGCTAGCCAGAGAATCCCTGGCTAGTGTTGGTGAGGTATTTGGGGGGGAATGCATAAAGCAGAGTGGGCGAGTGCCTCCACCTCCTTTACATTCTCTGCAGAAGTCTTTCTTTTAAGTAAAAAGTATTACAATTATTAAATCAATTAAATGATCAAACCAAATATATTAAatagaacataataaaaatgttttgtgttgttgttttggatggTATAGTGTTGCATTAACACACTAATGTAAATAACCAAAACTCCTAATTATCATTGGAGGATGTAATATATTAATGAGTGCATGACGAGTCTGATTTTATATaattgtattctttttttattgaggaCAGAGAAAATAtctctgggctttttttttttttttttttactgtcctttgttttcacacttgcaaaaaaaaaacaaaaactaaaatgtaaaatgtttcaacaaGTACTCCAAAAATTTAACTTGCAACAATACTTGAGTCAAATTTAACCATCTTTTCTCACTGTCACTGTCTTCTTCCATCTCTGGTGTTACTTCTGACTTCCTCGTTCTTGCTGCATGCTCTTTTGGCATGAAGGACCTGAATGGCCGTGCAGTTTTTGGTCTGTCCTCTCTTTAAGGCCACTGTGCACCCAGAAGTTACCTTTTGTGTTTCGTCTGTCGCAGCATGCCTTTGACGCACACAGGGTTGCCTCTATGTTCTTATGTGAAGCATTTTGGCTCCTCTGGTCCCCTcgaaaaacccaaaacaaaacaaacaaaagaaaaaaaaaacccttggCTTTTATCccactttttttccagtttattttattttattttatttttttgatgagCTTTTGCCCTGTGCACAGTCCTCGCTCAGTGCTGGCTCCTTGGCTTTGCATGGCACCGTGTGTTAGCTTAGATGTGTTTGTAAAGAGGGATGTTCTCTTTTTTCCAGCAAAGATGTCACGGAAATTAAGCTTGCCTACTGAGCTAAAGCCAGACTTGGGTAAGCCTTGACTTCGTGTCTCcaaacagtttgtgtaaaaaaatgcagttttgctttttcttcactCCGACTGGACCTCCACCACATTCCACTGGTCCAGTTTTATCTGGTTATTAGTCTCAAAATTGGCAAGCTGTGCAGATGTTCTCCTGAGTTTGCATGAGTCAACAGTAGCACTGATCTGATCTGAATTGAAATTTATTGAGCTAATTCAAATTGTTGGAGTTCAAATCccacttctttatttttttttatttatttctaaatattttcaaCCATCGTgggtgtttaaataaaaaaaaaaaggtcagtggTGCTAATCTTTGCACACCCTTTTTCACTTTAAAGCTTTCTGTAATTTTTGCAGCTTTCTGTTTCTAATCTGttctttacatatttttttctttctctgtccaATTGAGTCTTTGCatataaagtcttttttttcctatatgACTAAAACTTTTCTCTAATGTAGCAGAAATGTTGGATGGAGCGTGGATGGATGTCAAGACATTTAGTTGTATATTTGTAATGTTATaattactttttacttttaagtgCCATCAGAATACTGTTTGAAGTTGGGTCATTTTTGGTGACGTATATAAAAGGTTTATAGGGTCACATGATGCTGCTTTGCTggaagtttaaagcaaaaaaaagaaaaaaaagatttccagaGCATAAAGTAAACCAGCCATGTTCATctctttacagtaaaaaaaaatgtcacccaATTGCTTGTTTATCATCTCATTTTGTATGTAGAGTTCAGTGTTTTTGCAGGTGCTTTACCTCTCTTTGTTTCCCTCTTACTGTCCTCCTGTCCGTATGCCCTCCGCGGGGTGCCAACCCTTTAGACCACCGGGACAACTCCTTCAGCCGCTCGCGCTCCTCCAGCGTCACCAGCATCGACAAGGAAGCACGAGAAGCCGCCAGCTCCTTCCACTTCTGTGAGAGCTTCGCCCGGAAGGGGGACAGCACCCTGACCCCCTGTCTCTATGTGGGTACCTCCCTGGGGACTGTGCTGGTCTTGGCGCTCACgttgccacctgctggtgagcAGCGGCAACTGCAGCCAGTTATCATTTCACCTACAGGTGGGTTCagatattttttgaaaatatgattttctttattaaaagacATAACTATGTCCTTACCTGAAAACAGAGATTCCTACAAAATCTCATGAATACTATTGTTGATGTTGTAACTAGCAGGAGCAAAAGTGGGCTTGTGCTTAGTAGACTACATGATTGTTTAgccaaaatctgttttttcgagtttttaaaaatgcgtCTCATTTAGAAAAGAGTAAAGAAAAggctgtttattaaaaatgtcacattgtGCCGTTTTAAGTTCAAAGGTAACAATTCTAAAATTggtatttttattgtgtttgctgcAAAATGTTGAGTAATGTCACAAACAACAGCATGAATCTGTGGAAAAGGGTTTTTAAATCCACTGGGACTTCTTGTTTCATTCACCAGGCATGTTGGTGCGGCTGAAGGGGAGTGTCTTGCGGATGGCGTTCCTGGACTCCGCAGGCACCCTGCTGCCGTCTGCATTCGAACCCTGGTATGAACCCAACGTTACAGCAGATGGCGAAGAAAGAGAGAAGGTCCGTAAGCGCCGGCCTGTCTCTGTGTCACCCACCACCTCCCAGGACTTCAACGAGAGCCAGTTCGCTGTGATTTGCTCAGAGAAACAGGCCAAAGTCATTTCCCTTCCCTCCCAGACCTGCATCTATAAACACAGCATTACAGAGACCTCCTTCATTTTACGGGCAGATGTCGTGCAGATGAACCAAGGCGTGTGCGTGGCTTGTTTTTGTGCCAACGGCCACATTATGACCCTCAGGTAAGAAACATAACAATCTGAACCTCAGGTCAGAAATAGTCcttaataaaatgtattcatcAAGTTCTGTTGGACGTGATGAATATTTAAGCAGCTTTAAAGTGACTTTGCTTTACCTTATTGACTAATCTTAAATGAAAATATCATTCTGAAAGCCACTCATGCAGTTTCTACAGATTTACTGTAGGTTTGGCAACAttgcacacagacagacaccagGTTGGTTTTCATGCAGTATGTGGCAGGGTATGATTAAAGAGGGGTGTATTAGTGTGGTGTTTGTCCTCATCAATCTTTATTTCCCAGCAGTGACAGAGACAGAACAGCCATCCATATGGGTGTCTGACAAAGCAAAGATGTCCAGCTGTCTCCCAGTCAGCGTGCGTGTCTGTGTATGTGCGGGCGTGTTTGTTCTGAAGGATTGGTGCTTGAAAGCTGTCCTCAAGAGTTTCAGGAGATTAAAACATGTTACATACAACATTGGCAGAGTTGTTTATTGTGATTAAAACGTGAAATCCCAGCTCTGCAGTTCTCACTTCAGCAGCTAAAGTGACACAAACAAAGATTGAAGTTCTGAATTCAGATGAtttctctgtctcctgttcAGCGTGCCGGGACTGAGACCGCTCATGGATGTAAACTACCTACCTTTGACAGACATGCGAATAGCCAGGACGTTCTGCTTCACCAACCTGGGTCAGGCCATGTACCTCTGCTCCCCTACTGAGATTCAGAGGATCACATACAGTCAGGAGACCTGTGAAAACCTACAGGTGAGCTTTTCTATGTGATTTCACAGATGCACATATCTACACATACCCTTTGCACTCCAGAGATAGAACAGAGTTGACCatcagtgagcagcagtatggtttccTATCGGAAAAGAGCTCTACAGATGCAATGTCTGCTTTAAGAAATTTGATGGAGATGTATAGAGAAAGTCAAGATTTGTATTCTAGATTTGTGAATCAAGAGAAGCATATAATAGGGTGCCAAGAGAGGACAAGTATGTAGGGGCTGTGCAGGATGTGTACAAGGGGAGTAAATGGTGATGAGATGTGCAGTAGGAGTGCAGTTTTAAGTTCAAGGTAATAGTGGGATTGCATCAGAGTTGACAGATAAGGTCAGACAGGAATCCCCATGGATGACATTGGGATCTGTAGAGTAAAGAAGTGGAAGAGAGTCTGGAAACGTGGAAGTATATTCTCGAG from Kryptolebias marmoratus isolate JLee-2015 linkage group LG19, ASM164957v2, whole genome shotgun sequence carries:
- the stxbp5a gene encoding syntaxin-binding protein 5a isoform X1 codes for the protein MKKFNIRKVLDGLKEVSSSTPSVQVGPQENHLVQETLQSDHFQLCKTVRHGFPYQPSAMAFDPVQKILAIGTQSGALRLFGRPGVECYCQHESGAAIIQLQFLINEGALVSALADDSVHLWNLRQKRPAVLHSLKFNKERITFCHLPFQSKWLYIGTERGNIHIVNVESFMLSGYVIMWNKAIELSSKAHPGPVVHISDNPMDEGKLIIGFESGIVVLWDLKSKKADYRYTYDEAIHSVAWHHEGKQFICSHSDGTLTIWNVRGQGKPIQTITPHGKQPKDGKKPESCKPILKVEYKTTRIGDPFIIFSGGLSYDTVGRRPCLTVMHGKSIAVLEMDYPIVDFLTLCETPYPNDFQEPYAVVVLLEKDLVVIDLAQNGYPIFENPYPLTIHESPVTCCEYFADCPVDLIPALYSVGSRQKRQGYSKKEWPISGGNWGQGTQSYSEIIITGHADGTVKFWDASAIMLQVLYKLKTAKVFDRNRSKEDKGNTEVSDEDPFAIQIMAWCPESRMLCVAGVSANVLIYRFSKLEVTTEVVQLLEVRMQYELNETESPDGGGGGGEQTSAHPTPGASPQTSGPPSHPSTSSNNSDGGNIPCLKVRSTPLKQSPGYQVDLVVQSVWVSGEPPQPITSLALNSSYSLVVFGNSNGLAVVDYVQKTVVLNLGTVELYGSNDPYQRQPRSPRKTRQPSGVVMSSTGLCDINEGSATSEDRCKSPTSVLMSHSNLQQFYNGGGRGAKMSRKLSLPTELKPDLVLLSVCPPRGANPLDHRDNSFSRSRSSSVTSIDKEAREAASSFHFCESFARKGDSTLTPCLYVGTSLGTVLVLALTLPPAGEQRQLQPVIISPTGMLVRLKGSVLRMAFLDSAGTLLPSAFEPWYEPNVTADGEEREKVRKRRPVSVSPTTSQDFNESQFAVICSEKQAKVISLPSQTCIYKHSITETSFILRADVVQMNQGVCVACFCANGHIMTLSVPGLRPLMDVNYLPLTDMRIARTFCFTNLGQAMYLCSPTEIQRITYSQETCENLQEMLGELFTPVETPEAPNRGFFKGLFGGGAQSLDREELFGEIAAGKASRSLAQHIPGPGGIEGMKGAASGVVGDLARARIALDERGQKLGELEDRTAAMMASADSFSKHAHDMMLKCKDKKWYQF